From a single Stomoxys calcitrans chromosome 4, idStoCalc2.1, whole genome shotgun sequence genomic region:
- the LOC106095969 gene encoding protein twisted gastrulation, whose product MVNGEGCNEFVCGSVVSKCLLTQSCQCKLSDCYCCKDCLNCLGDLYTECCGCLDMCPKHNDTLSALAPKSQIGDFEGVPEYFEALTAEDDESQWTTVRFPMRNSLQRHYNMATGAFGFGSPHGDLFERESSLAKAIPTTVNCTVIFLNYCTNNKKCADYCESMGSNSYRWFHDGCCECVGANCFNYGINESRCSACPEDEDDDEMFDVDSMDDAADYAGENEDSIPWDYGEDEMNYN is encoded by the exons ATGGTCAACGGTGAAGGCTGCAATGAGTTCGTTTGTGGTTCTGTGGTCTCCAAGTGCCTGTTGACGCAAAGTTGTCAGTGCAAGCTATCCGATTGCTACTGTTGCAAGGACTGTCTTAATTGTTTGGGGGACTTGTACACGGAGTGCTGCGGCTGCCTGGACATGTGTCCCAAGCACAATGATACTCTAAGTGCCCTGGCGCCCAAGTCACAAATTGGCGATTTTGAGGGTGTTCCCGAATACTTTGAAGCCCTGACCGCAGAGGACGACGAAAGTCAATGGACCACTGTTCGCTTCCCCATGCGCAACAGTCTGCAGCGGCACTATAACATGGCCACGGGGGCATTTGGTTTTGGCTCGCCGCACGGAGATCTATTTGAGCGTGAAAGCTCGTTGGCTAAAGCGATACCCACAACGGTCAATTGCACTGTGATATTCTTGAATTATTGCACGAACAATAAGAAATGTGCGGATTACTGTGAGAGTATG GGTTCGAACAGCTATCGTTGGTTCCACGATGGCTGCTGCGAGTGCGTTGGAGCCAATTGCTTCAACTATGGCATCAATGAGAGCCGTTGTTCCGCCTGTCCAGAGGATGAAGATGACGACGAAATGTTTGACGTTGACAGCATGGATGATGCTGCTGATTATGCGGGAGAGAATGAGGATAGCATACCATGGGATTATGGCGAAGATGAAAtgaattataattaa